Proteins from one Oscillatoria nigro-viridis PCC 7112 genomic window:
- a CDS encoding creatininase family protein, whose product MHNFIPESRFFPYLTWREIQSMLDKENTVIIQPLGAIEQHGPHLPLIVDAAISAAVTGKALAKLEANIPAYALPPLYYGKSNEHCHFPGTIMLSAQTLLAVIGEIADSIYQAGFRKLVLMNGHGGQPQVMEIAARDIHQKYQDFSVFPLFVWRVPNVAAELLTAKELEFGIHAGDAETSLMLAILPEQVKMELAVCEYPQGLPTDSLLSMEGNLPFAWLTRELTESGVLGDATAATKEKGARILESLSDGWAQVIKDVYKFRQPRSN is encoded by the coding sequence ATGCACAATTTTATTCCTGAATCGCGTTTTTTTCCCTATCTAACTTGGAGAGAAATTCAGTCTATGCTGGATAAGGAAAATACTGTGATAATTCAGCCGCTAGGTGCGATCGAACAGCACGGCCCGCATTTGCCTTTAATTGTAGATGCGGCAATTAGCGCGGCAGTGACAGGCAAAGCCCTGGCAAAGTTAGAGGCAAATATTCCCGCGTATGCTTTGCCGCCTTTGTACTATGGCAAATCGAACGAGCACTGCCATTTTCCCGGTACAATTATGCTCAGTGCTCAGACACTTTTAGCAGTAATCGGCGAAATTGCGGACAGTATTTATCAGGCTGGATTTCGGAAATTAGTGTTAATGAATGGTCACGGCGGACAGCCGCAGGTGATGGAAATTGCGGCGCGGGATATTCATCAAAAATATCAGGACTTTTCGGTTTTTCCGCTGTTTGTTTGGCGGGTTCCTAATGTGGCTGCTGAATTATTAACTGCGAAGGAGTTGGAGTTTGGAATTCACGCGGGCGATGCAGAAACGAGTTTGATGTTGGCAATTTTGCCCGAACAGGTGAAAATGGAACTGGCTGTTTGCGAGTATCCGCAGGGTTTACCAACAGACAGTTTGCTGAGTATGGAAGGAAATTTGCCTTTTGCTTGGCTGACGCGAGAGTTGACTGAAAGCGGTGTGTTGGGCGATGCGACGGCGGCGACGAAAGAAAAGGGAGCTCGTATTCTCGAATCTCTCTCTGACGGCTGGGCACAAGTTATCAAAGATGTTTACAAATTTCGACAGCCGCGTAGTAATTAA
- a CDS encoding DUF561 domain-containing protein, with protein sequence MSVNSKLLRAFEQGRALKIISGLNNFDAANVAAVVKAADLGGASFVDIAADRDLVLMAKKLTNLPICVSAVEPEKFVPAVEAGADLIEIGNFDAFYAVGRRFEAEEVLQLTRETRSLFGNITLSVTVPHILALDKQVQLAIELVKAGANIIQTEGGTSAQPIHAGTLGLIEKAAPTLAAAFEISRAVSVPVLCASGISSVTAPLAIGAGAAGVGVGSAVSQLNSEVAMIAAVRSLVEALALVSRSHLSASI encoded by the coding sequence ATGAGTGTAAATTCTAAATTGCTGCGCGCTTTTGAGCAAGGTCGCGCCCTGAAAATTATCAGCGGTTTAAATAATTTTGATGCCGCTAACGTTGCGGCTGTCGTCAAAGCAGCGGATCTCGGCGGTGCTTCCTTTGTTGATATTGCTGCCGATCGAGATTTGGTATTGATGGCAAAAAAGTTGACAAATTTGCCAATTTGTGTATCTGCTGTGGAACCGGAAAAGTTTGTGCCTGCGGTAGAAGCTGGCGCTGATTTGATTGAAATTGGCAACTTTGATGCTTTCTACGCAGTAGGCCGCCGCTTTGAAGCTGAGGAAGTTTTGCAGTTGACTCGCGAAACTCGATCGCTATTTGGGAACATCACTCTTTCTGTAACAGTTCCCCACATTTTGGCACTCGACAAACAAGTGCAGTTAGCAATTGAATTAGTCAAAGCTGGGGCTAACATCATTCAAACAGAAGGTGGCACCAGCGCCCAACCAATTCACGCCGGCACATTGGGATTAATTGAAAAAGCAGCGCCTACTTTGGCTGCAGCCTTTGAAATTTCCCGCGCCGTATCCGTCCCCGTACTCTGCGCTTCCGGTATCTCCAGCGTCACCGCACCCCTCGCTATTGGAGCCGGTGCTGCGGGTGTTGGTGTCGGTTCTGCTGTCAGCCAACTTAATAGCGAAGTGGCGATGATTGCGGCTGTTCGCAGTTTGGTTGAAGCTTTGGCTTTGGTTTCGCGATCGCACTTGTCGGCTTCCATTTAA
- a CDS encoding calcium-binding protein, which yields MPKFNKPQVNQSKVNKSKVNKSKVDDRPDRSQSLSSQSELPPVQLDETIVAGRRPKPLNDFQRLLAEVTELRAGFDPEILAHLEENIPFNTKQFETKISKILGSKNIDFTLQNSVKYLDYIKQNIQLPCHVTGIEEFEWEEEYTMGSGSKKEYARLKKTKPSYTDRFTINRLEDLVVQEEGIFVEVQRVGDRQKFILPLSELESVDVISRNNQLLDDYAVWFLNY from the coding sequence ATGCCTAAATTTAACAAGCCTCAAGTTAACCAGTCTAAAGTTAACAAGTCTAAAGTTAACAAGTCTAAAGTGGACGATCGTCCCGATCGAAGCCAATCCCTTTCTTCACAATCCGAACTTCCTCCTGTTCAGCTTGATGAAACCATTGTAGCAGGCAGAAGACCGAAACCGCTAAACGACTTCCAGCGCCTGCTAGCGGAAGTAACCGAATTGAGAGCGGGGTTCGACCCTGAAATTTTAGCGCATCTCGAGGAAAATATCCCATTTAATACCAAGCAATTTGAAACTAAAATTAGCAAGATTTTGGGTTCAAAAAATATTGATTTCACCCTACAAAATTCAGTCAAATATCTAGACTACATCAAGCAAAATATTCAACTCCCCTGCCACGTTACCGGCATAGAAGAGTTTGAATGGGAAGAAGAATATACAATGGGTTCGGGCAGCAAAAAAGAATATGCGAGGCTCAAAAAAACTAAACCTTCTTATACTGATAGATTCACAATTAATCGGTTGGAGGATTTGGTGGTTCAGGAAGAAGGAATATTTGTGGAAGTGCAGCGCGTCGGCGATCGCCAAAAGTTTATCTTGCCTTTATCAGAGTTAGAATCAGTTGATGTAATCTCCCGCAACAATCAGTTATTAGATGATTATGCCGTCTGGTTTCTCAATTATTAA
- a CDS encoding DUF2301 domain-containing membrane protein → MQLLKSPDESPVYQGQFGEFTITQNDRTGVLIYRAGLGVAALCFAIGTTLVLQQGDNPIAIQAVTPVFACFWIALGISLATIHIYMIALHRTLQAFWAIGGAAALFVALQSSQPLALAVYEHPATLWGIGFTFAALNGIYFKEAFCFNRLETKFLTPGVPLLILGHIFGFLSAENEQFLLAVWAALFIIFAVRKFFQPMPQDIGDKSVFEYLKHQ, encoded by the coding sequence ATGCAACTACTGAAATCACCTGATGAATCGCCAGTCTATCAAGGACAATTCGGCGAATTTACGATTACTCAAAACGATCGCACGGGAGTGTTGATTTACCGCGCTGGATTGGGGGTGGCAGCGCTGTGTTTTGCGATCGGCACTACTCTGGTGCTGCAACAGGGCGACAACCCGATTGCAATCCAAGCTGTAACGCCTGTTTTTGCTTGTTTCTGGATAGCTTTAGGCATCAGCTTGGCAACTATTCACATTTACATGATTGCGCTGCACCGAACACTACAGGCATTTTGGGCGATCGGCGGCGCGGCAGCATTGTTTGTCGCCCTACAAAGCAGCCAACCTCTAGCTTTAGCAGTGTACGAACATCCCGCGACGCTGTGGGGAATTGGATTTACTTTTGCCGCATTAAATGGCATTTATTTTAAGGAAGCATTCTGCTTTAATCGCCTCGAAACAAAGTTTTTGACTCCGGGAGTTCCTCTATTAATTTTAGGACATATTTTTGGCTTTTTGTCAGCCGAAAATGAACAATTTTTGCTAGCAGTTTGGGCGGCTTTGTTTATCATCTTTGCTGTACGCAAGTTTTTTCAACCGATGCCGCAGGATATCGGAGATAAAAGCGTTTTTGAGTATCTGAAACACCAATAA
- the dprA gene encoding DNA-processing protein DprA → MLEERAYWLAWSQINGIGPILLQRLHQNFNSLAEAWTAKPVDLMRIEGFGKHIIETIVQERTKLNPEEVLEKHLIKNPCFWTPADPDYPRLLLEIPNPPPVLYYRGNVDRKENQGITPTVAMVGTRSPSEYGRRWTRKISTALARSGFTVVSGLAAGIDTEAHTGCLEAGGRTFAVVGTGVDIVYPKQNERLCDRILQQGLVISEYPAGTQPNKTNFPRRNRIIAGLSRATIVIEAPHKSGALITAYQANDFCRDVYVLTARLDDERSFGCLELLSKGAHPILPSSDRLLSEDRLLEMLGAMPKLDNAEQLSLFPPNPTVEKQGPPLEPELAKVLSAIVSGPISFDTIVEAAGLEAGRVSSILLQLELLGLVSQLPGMRYQRC, encoded by the coding sequence TTGCTAGAAGAACGCGCTTACTGGTTAGCATGGTCGCAAATTAACGGTATCGGGCCGATTTTGTTGCAAAGATTGCACCAAAATTTCAATAGTTTGGCAGAAGCTTGGACGGCAAAACCAGTAGATTTAATGCGAATCGAAGGGTTTGGTAAGCACATAATTGAAACTATTGTGCAAGAAAGAACCAAACTTAATCCTGAAGAAGTTCTCGAAAAACATCTTATAAAAAATCCCTGTTTTTGGACGCCCGCAGATCCAGATTATCCCCGCTTATTATTGGAAATTCCCAATCCGCCACCAGTGTTGTATTATCGCGGTAATGTCGATCGCAAAGAGAATCAAGGAATTACGCCGACAGTGGCAATGGTTGGTACTCGCAGCCCTTCGGAATACGGTAGAAGGTGGACTCGCAAAATTAGTACGGCTTTAGCTAGAAGCGGTTTTACTGTGGTTTCGGGATTGGCGGCTGGTATTGATACAGAGGCTCATACAGGCTGTTTGGAGGCGGGAGGAAGGACTTTCGCAGTAGTGGGGACGGGAGTAGATATTGTATATCCCAAACAAAATGAGAGGTTGTGCGATCGCATATTGCAGCAGGGATTGGTAATTAGTGAATATCCGGCGGGGACTCAACCGAATAAAACTAATTTTCCCCGCCGAAATCGCATAATTGCTGGCTTAAGCCGCGCTACAATTGTGATAGAAGCTCCGCATAAATCGGGTGCTTTAATTACTGCTTATCAAGCTAATGATTTTTGCCGGGATGTGTATGTGTTGACGGCAAGATTGGATGATGAGCGTTCGTTTGGGTGTTTGGAGTTGCTGAGTAAAGGTGCTCATCCGATTCTGCCGAGTAGCGATCGACTGTTAAGCGAAGACAGGTTGTTGGAAATGCTCGGAGCTATGCCAAAATTGGATAATGCCGAGCAGTTGTCGCTATTTCCTCCAAATCCGACGGTTGAGAAGCAAGGGCCGCCGTTGGAGCCGGAATTGGCTAAGGTGTTAAGTGCGATCGTATCTGGGCCGATTTCTTTTGATACAATTGTGGAAGCAGCGGGATTAGAAGCGGGAAGAGTTTCTAGTATACTTTTGCAGTTGGAATTGTTGGGATTAGTTTCGCAGTTACCGGGAATGCGATATCAGCGATGCTGA